In the genome of Arthrobacter alpinus, the window GCGGGTGGCTGCGTGAGACGCACATCCGCCGTCCCCGCCGTGGCCGGCGGCGTCAGGAAGAACACCGCGATAACCAATGCGGCTGTAGCAAAGGCTGTCAGCGAGAAGACGAAGGGCCCCGACAACGGCACCAGTCCTAGCCCAATGCCCAATATCCGGCCGGGTTCGGAGAGGTTGGGGCCAGCGACCGAGCCTACCGTCGTGGCCCAGATGACGATGGCCATGGCGCGACCGGCCTTCTCTTGCGGGGCGCCGTCGACCGCCGCGTACCGCGCCTGCAGGCCGGCCGCAGTGGCGGAACCAAAGAAGAGCATGCCGACGGCCATCAGCCAGAACTGGCCAAGAGCGGAAGCCAGCAGTACCAGCGTTGCGCCCACGGCGCCCAAGGCAAAGCCAGTGCTCAGGGCCCTGCGGCGACCGGTCCGTACAGCTAGGTTGGCCAGCGGCACGGCCACCAGCCCCGCACCCAAGGCCGCGGCTGTCTGTACGAAGCCGGATGCCGCCGTGGTGCCGGCCAATTGGGCAGCCAGAATGCCTCCTACGGCAACCCCGGATGCCACGCCAACCCCGGAGAGCAGTTGACCGATGACGAGCACCGTTTGATTGCGGCGCTGGAGGGACAGGGAACTCATGCGGGGGTCCTTCGATGTGTTGGGGTGTTGCCGGGGGCAAGCATCCTTGCGGCCGCACTCGTCACGGCGGTCGTGAGCTGGTCCAGCGCCGTTGATTGAATCTTCCACCGCTGCCAATAGAGGGGAACATCAGAAACGTGCCCTGGAAGCAATGCCAGCAGTTCCCCTGATTTCAGGCCGTCACTGCAATGCGCTTCCGGCATGAGTCCCCACCCGAGCCCAAGTTTCACGGCTTCGGCGAATTGGATCGTGTCAGGAATGAAGTGTTGGATGCCGCGTAGCTCGGTTCCGGTCACGGCGCTGAAGAAGTTGTTTTGCAGGGTGTCATTGCGATCAAATTGGACGGCGGGTGCCGCAGCGAAAACTTCGGCCGAAAACCCTTGCGGAAACCAGCGGGCCATAAAACCGGCCGAGGCCACGGCTCGGTATTCCATGGCACCCAACGGGACAACGGTGCACCCTTGAACCGGAAG includes:
- a CDS encoding MFS transporter, with the translated sequence MSSLSLQRRNQTVLVIGQLLSGVGVASGVAVGGILAAQLAGTTAASGFVQTAAALGAGLVAVPLANLAVRTGRRRALSTGFALGAVGATLVLLASALGQFWLMAVGMLFFGSATAAGLQARYAAVDGAPQEKAGRAMAIVIWATTVGSVAGPNLSEPGRILGIGLGLVPLSGPFVFSLTAFATAALVIAVFFLTPPATAGTADVRLTQPPAVPAKRHGAWRALRLASHNPRALAALAAVTGGHAIMVGVMVMTPVAMNSHGHSLEIIGIVISLHILGMYAASPLFGWLVDRLGAVAVILAGSCIFLAAITLGAIVSDSSDPLLMSAALVMLGLGWSACLIGGSSLLNQSADAELRVPLQGANDMLMNFAAAGMAALAGPVLAAGGFFWVNMMALAVLVPMVVLIVRALGSAPDPATAA
- a CDS encoding LysR family transcriptional regulator ArgP, whose amino-acid sequence is MVAFQTEQLRTLLAVLEHGTFDAAASALHVTASAVSQRIKAMEQAAGQVLLQRSTPIAATAAGTVVHRLARQLRQLEADAAADLGLAGAAQGTLAVVVNADSLATWFMDALALIPPQGSVAYEIVREDEHHSVALLRSGEVMAAVTATALPVQGCTVVPLGAMEYRAVASAGFMARWFPQGFSAEVFAAAPAVQFDRNDTLQNNFFSAVTGTELRGIQHFIPDTIQFAEAVKLGLGWGLMPEAHCSDGLKSGELLALLPGHVSDVPLYWQRWKIQSTALDQLTTAVTSAAARMLAPGNTPTHRRTPA